The Winogradskyella schleiferi genome has a window encoding:
- a CDS encoding MgtC/SapB family protein — translation MVAAVVIGIERQIKSKNAGLKTNALVAVGAAIFVNISYSFIGVDNVDNSRIISQVIVGVGFLGAGVIMKRKEHVSGLATAASIWCSAGLGCLAALKMYVELATATALIVSINLIFGFLNKYIYKKKND, via the coding sequence ATGGTTGCCGCTGTCGTCATTGGTATAGAGCGCCAAATAAAAAGTAAAAATGCTGGTTTAAAAACTAACGCCCTTGTGGCCGTGGGTGCTGCTATTTTTGTAAACATATCTTATAGTTTTATAGGTGTAGATAATGTGGACAATAGCAGAATTATAAGTCAGGTCATAGTGGGCGTAGGATTTCTAGGTGCTGGTGTAATTATGAAAAGAAAAGAGCATGTAAGTGGTCTAGCGACTGCTGCCTCCATTTGGTGTAGTGCTGGATTGGGTTGTTTGGCTGCTTTGAAAATGTATGTAGAATTAGCCACTGCAACCGCACTGATTGTATCTATTAATTTGATCTTCGGATTTTTAAATAAATATATATACAAAAAGAAGAATGATTGA
- a CDS encoding SDR family oxidoreductase, producing MSKPKEFPTQSQELPGKQNKMNPKPEIIRSDYKGSDKLKDKIALITGGDSGIGRSVAVHFAREGADVAIVYLSETEDAKKTKALVEKEGQSCLIIKADLKKGNDCERVVKECLDKYKKLNILVNNAAVQFPKDSIKAISMEDFDDTYKTNIYPYFHLAKLSLEHLNSGDCIINTSSVTAYRGSSHLVDYASTKGAITSFTRSLAKQIADKNIRVNGVAPGPIWTPLIPATFNDVSDFGQDTPLGRAGQPSEVAPAYVFLASKDASYITGQFIHVNGGEIIGA from the coding sequence ATGAGTAAACCAAAAGAATTTCCGACGCAAAGTCAAGAATTGCCAGGAAAACAAAATAAGATGAACCCTAAACCAGAAATCATTCGGTCTGATTATAAAGGCAGCGATAAACTAAAAGATAAAATAGCCCTAATTACAGGTGGTGATAGTGGCATTGGTAGGAGTGTGGCAGTTCATTTTGCACGCGAAGGCGCAGATGTGGCCATTGTTTATCTTTCTGAGACCGAAGATGCTAAAAAGACGAAAGCACTAGTAGAAAAAGAAGGACAATCATGTCTCATTATAAAAGCAGATTTAAAAAAAGGAAATGACTGTGAGCGGGTTGTAAAAGAATGTCTAGATAAGTATAAAAAACTTAATATTCTTGTGAACAATGCAGCGGTTCAGTTTCCTAAAGATTCTATTAAAGCTATTTCAATGGAAGATTTTGATGACACTTATAAAACTAATATCTATCCTTATTTTCATTTGGCAAAACTATCATTAGAACACTTAAATTCTGGCGATTGTATTATAAATACTAGTTCAGTTACAGCCTATAGAGGTAGTAGCCACTTAGTAGATTATGCAAGTACAAAAGGCGCTATAACGAGTTTTACGCGTTCATTGGCAAAGCAAATTGCAGATAAAAATATAAGAGTAAATGGTGTAGCACCTGGACCGATTTGGACACCTTTAATTCCTGCCACATTTAATGATGTGAGTGATTTTGGTCAGGATACACCTTTGGGGCGCGCTGGCCAACCAAGTGAAGTGGCGCCAGCATATGTGTTTTTAGCATCGAAGGATGCCAGTTATATTACGGGACAATTTATTCATGTTAATGGCGGTGAAATCATAGGCGCATAG